The sequence below is a genomic window from Deltaproteobacteria bacterium.
GCGGAGGAGGAGATCGACCGGGACCGCACCGTCGACCTGCTCGTGCGCGCCGGCTACGCGCGGGTGCCGGTCGTCGAAGATCCGGGGACGTTCGCGGTGCGCGGCGGCGTACTCGACATCTTCCCGCCGCTGTACCGCTACCCCGTGCGCATCGAGCTGTTCGGCGACCTGGTCGACACGATGCGCTCGTTCGATCCGCAAACCCAGCGCACTTTGCGCGACCTCAAAGAGTTGTACATTCATCCTGTTCGCGAGACTGTGCGAACGCGCGGCGCCGACCCGCGGGCCCGCATTCTCGCGGCCGCCGACGCCGCACGTCACCCTTCCGCGCAGACCCGGCGCGTGATCGAAGCCATCGACGCCGGTGAGGAGTTCGTCGGCATCGAAACGCTCACGCCCGCGTTCCACGCCCGCATGGCGGCCGTCGCGGAGTACCTGCCCGCACCCGATCGTTCCCGTTGGATCGCGGTCGACCCCGAGGGGATCGCCCGCGCCGCGACTGACGAGTTGGAGATCGCCGCCACCCGCTACGATGAGCGCATCGCGGACCATCGTCTCGCCTTTCCCCCCGGCGACTTCTACGTCGATGCCGACGCGATCCGCGCGCAACTGAGCGCGCCCGTGCGACGCATCGAAGTGCGCCCGATGGAGTACGCCGACGCCGACCTGCCGGGCGTTCGCATCGCGGTGGACGACCACGCGCGCCTGCGCGCCGAACTCGACAAGGCGCGCCGCCAAAAAGCCGACGAGTTGATGGCACCGCTCGTCACCGCGCTGCGCCAGTGGCGGGCCGACGGCTGGCGCGTCGCGATCGCCTGCGACAGCGCACGGCGGCGCGACCAACTCGTCGGCCTGCTGACCGAATACGGCGTGACGGTCGACCGCCGCGACGACGCGGCCATCGATTTCGACGCGCTGGAAGCCGGCGGCCCGCCGGCGCTGGTGGCCGGCCAGCTGAGCCGCGGCTTCGCCCTGCCGGCCGACCGGATTGCGCTCGTCACCGACGACGACATCTTCGGCGAGCGGCGCCGCCCCTCTCCAGAGCAGCGCGCGGCAGCCCGGCGCGCCCGCGACGCGCTCACCGGCGGCGTCAGCGACTTCTCGGAACTCACCCCGGGAGATCTGCTCGTCCACCAACTGCACGGGGTCGGCCGGTATCGCGGACTGGCGCAGCTGCCGATCGGCGGCACGCCGATCGACTTCGTCCACATCGAATACGTCGGCGGCACCCTCTATCTGCCGGTCTATCGACTCAACGAGGTGCAGCGCTACGTCGGCGTCGAAGGTCACAAGCCGCGCATGGACAAGCTAGGCGGCCAGACCTGGGAGAAGACGCGCAAGAAGGTGTCGCGCGAGGTGCGCGCGCTCGCCGAGGAGCTGCTGCAGTTGTACGCACAGCGACAGGCACTCGAGGGCCACGCTTTCGGCCCGCGCGACGCGATGTTCGACGAGTTTGAGGCGACGTTCGAATTCGAGGAGACGCCGGACCAACAAAAAGCGATCGACGACGTACTCGCGGACATGGAGGCGCCGCGACCGATGGATCGGCTGGTGTGCGGCGACGTCGGCTACGGCAAGACCGAAGTCGCCGTACGCGCCGCTCTCAAGGCCGTGCTCGGCGGCAAACAGGTGGCCGTCCTCGCCCCGACGACCGTGCTGGTCGAGCAGCACTTCCTCAGCTTCGGCCGCCGATTCGCCGGCTGGCCGGTCCGCCTCGCGCGGCTGTCGCGGTTCACGCCGCGCAAACAGCAAACGGAAGTCGTCCGCGGCC
It includes:
- the mfd gene encoding transcription-repair coupling factor, whose protein sequence is AEEEIDRDRTVDLLVRAGYARVPVVEDPGTFAVRGGVLDIFPPLYRYPVRIELFGDLVDTMRSFDPQTQRTLRDLKELYIHPVRETVRTRGADPRARILAAADAARHPSAQTRRVIEAIDAGEEFVGIETLTPAFHARMAAVAEYLPAPDRSRWIAVDPEGIARAATDELEIAATRYDERIADHRLAFPPGDFYVDADAIRAQLSAPVRRIEVRPMEYADADLPGVRIAVDDHARLRAELDKARRQKADELMAPLVTALRQWRADGWRVAIACDSARRRDQLVGLLTEYGVTVDRRDDAAIDFDALEAGGPPALVAGQLSRGFALPADRIALVTDDDIFGERRRPSPEQRAAARRARDALTGGVSDFSELTPGDLLVHQLHGVGRYRGLAQLPIGGTPIDFVHIEYVGGTLYLPVYRLNEVQRYVGVEGHKPRMDKLGGQTWEKTRKKVSREVRALAEELLQLYAQRQALEGHAFGPRDAMFDEFEATFEFEETPDQQKAIDDVLADMEAPRPMDRLVCGDVGYGKTEVAVRAALKAVLGGKQVAVLAPTTVLVEQHFLSFGRRFAGWPVRLARLSRFTPRKQQTEVVRGLADGSIDVVIGTHRLLSADVRFKDLGLIVIDEEQRFGVAHKERLRKLKTLVDTLTLTATPIPRTLHMAMVGLREISIIATPPADRRSIRTFVARPDDGVLREGIRRELARGGQVFFVCHRIGEKRGTRQRSLAEWAAHLRQLVPEARIATAHGQMDADSLERVMVAFVDHQYDILVCTTIIENGIDIPRANTMFIDRADAFGLSQLYQLRGRIGRSNRRAFCYLLVPPADKLTADAKRRLAALQRFSELGAGFHIASHDLEIRGAGDLLGAKQSGMISQVGFDQYTAILDEAVAELRGEPIARPRDPELNVEVPGWIPDDYVPDTGQRLDLYKRLSTAEDEDEIAALLDEIADRYGALPNEVRRLGELMVVKGLARRLRAVSVDLSAARLSLALADDTPLPADRVAALVGARGSAWRLTPDMRLQRELRGPERDDPIGVARAALLDLVAYGTQSR